In Armatimonadota bacterium, the following proteins share a genomic window:
- a CDS encoding amidohydrolase codes for MKIFTGGRIYTLDPARPVAEALAVRDGRIVAVGASAELARAWAGAARVDLGGRTVLPGFVDSHIHLAGYGFSLTRVDLRAARTPAEAVAQVAAVVARHPPGEWVLGRGWDKNVWPDGRLPTRADLDPVSPRHPVALGSKDGHLLWVNSLALRLAGVDRRSPDPPGGEIVRDHAGEPTGVLKERATDLVWRIIPPPDEQAVERAIAQAVAALHERGIVGVHAMAGTDPADGELTLRACRRLADAGRLRLRVWVALPLSVLDEAAETGLRTGVGDDWVRVGPVKIFADGTLGSQTASMLEPFDGQPDNTGIAVLDREELIDALGRAVEAGWWCAVHAIGDRAVRWTLDACEAHHDASRRRGARHRIEHAQLVHPDDVPRLAALGVVASMQPVHCPSDREVAERYWGRRCRWAYPWRSLREAGVVLAFGSDAPVEPPGVLEGLHAAVTRRRPGAPAEAAWHPEQALTLEEAVRAYTLGAAHATGEDRTRGALGPGRAADCVVLSDDPFAGTPDDLLRIRVVATVVAGEVVYAGPGWG; via the coding sequence TTGAAAATTTTCACAGGCGGACGCATCTATACCCTGGATCCGGCCCGGCCGGTGGCGGAGGCGCTGGCGGTCCGGGACGGGCGCATTGTCGCCGTGGGCGCCTCCGCGGAGCTGGCGCGAGCGTGGGCGGGGGCGGCGCGCGTGGATCTGGGCGGGCGTACGGTTCTGCCTGGCTTCGTCGACAGCCACATCCACCTGGCCGGCTACGGCTTCAGTCTCACCCGTGTCGACCTGCGCGCCGCCCGCACGCCGGCGGAGGCGGTGGCGCAGGTGGCCGCGGTGGTGGCGCGCCACCCGCCCGGAGAGTGGGTCCTGGGCCGCGGGTGGGACAAGAATGTCTGGCCGGACGGACGCCTGCCCACCCGGGCCGACCTGGACCCGGTCAGTCCGCGCCACCCGGTGGCCCTGGGCAGCAAGGACGGCCATCTGCTGTGGGTCAACTCCCTGGCGCTGCGGCTGGCCGGCGTGGACCGGCGCAGCCCGGATCCGCCCGGGGGCGAGATCGTTAGAGACCACGCCGGAGAGCCCACCGGGGTGCTGAAGGAGCGCGCCACCGACCTGGTCTGGCGCATCATCCCCCCGCCGGACGAGCAGGCGGTGGAGCGGGCCATCGCGCAGGCGGTTGCGGCCCTCCACGAACGTGGCATCGTGGGCGTGCACGCCATGGCCGGCACCGATCCCGCCGACGGCGAGCTGACGCTGCGGGCCTGCCGGCGGCTGGCGGACGCGGGGCGGCTGCGGCTGCGGGTGTGGGTCGCCCTGCCGCTCTCGGTCCTGGATGAGGCCGCGGAGACGGGGCTGCGCACGGGGGTGGGCGACGACTGGGTGCGGGTGGGGCCGGTCAAGATCTTCGCCGACGGCACGCTGGGCTCCCAGACGGCCAGCATGCTGGAGCCCTTCGACGGCCAGCCCGACAACACCGGCATCGCGGTGCTGGACCGGGAGGAGCTCATCGACGCGCTGGGCCGCGCCGTGGAGGCCGGGTGGTGGTGCGCGGTGCACGCCATCGGCGACCGGGCGGTGCGCTGGACCCTGGACGCCTGTGAGGCCCACCATGACGCCTCGCGTCGCCGGGGAGCGCGCCACCGGATCGAGCACGCGCAGCTGGTCCATCCCGACGACGTTCCGCGTCTGGCGGCCCTGGGGGTGGTGGCGTCCATGCAGCCGGTGCACTGTCCCAGCGACCGCGAGGTCGCCGAGAGGTACTGGGGCCGCCGGTGCCGGTGGGCCTACCCCTGGAGGTCGCTGCGGGAGGCCGGTGTCGTGCTGGCCTTCGGCTCCGACGCGCCGGTGGAACCTCCCGGCGTGCTGGAGGGACTCCACGCCGCGGTCACCCGCCGGCGTCCGGGCGCGCCGGCCGAGGCCGCGTGGCACCCCGAGCAGGCGCTCACCCTGGAGGAGGCGGTGCGGGCATACACCCTGGGGGCCGCCCACGCCACGGGAGAGGATCGCACCCGCGGGGCGCTGGGGCCCGGCCGCGCCGCCGATTGTGTGGTGCTCTCGGACGATCCGTTTGCCGGGACGCCCGACGATCTTCTGCGGATCCGGGTCGTGGCCACGGTGGTGGCGGGGGAGGTTGTCTACGCGGGACCGGGTTGGGGTTGA